The following proteins are encoded in a genomic region of Mustela erminea isolate mMusErm1 chromosome 3, mMusErm1.Pri, whole genome shotgun sequence:
- the CAMLG gene encoding calcium signal-modulating cyclophilin ligand, translated as MEPVTVAPDSGDRPGALANSGLSASQRRAELRRRKLLMNSEQRINRIMGFHRPGSGTEDEGQTKSKQQDSDKLNSLTIPSVSKRVVLGDSVSTGTTDQQSGVAEVKGTQLGDKLDSFIKPPECSNDVNLELRQRNRGDLTADTIQRGSRHGLEQYLSRFEEAMKLRKQLISEKPNQEDGNTTEEFDSFRIFRLVGCALLALGVRAFVCKYLSIFAPFLTLQLAYMGLYKYFPKGEKKIKTTVLTAALLLSGIPAEVINRSMDTYSKMGEVFTDLCVYFFTFIFCHELLNYWGSEVP; from the exons ATGGAGCCGGTGACCGTCGCGCCTGACAGCGGCGACCGGCCAGGGGCTCTGGCGAACTCAGGCCTGTCGGCTTCCCAGCGTCGGGCCGAGCTGCGGCGGAGGAAGCTGCTTATGAACTCGGAACAGCGCATCAACCGGATCATGGGCTTTCACAGGCCCGGGAGTGGCACGG aagACGAAGGTCAAACAAAATCAAAGCAGCAGGACAGTGACAAATTGAACTCCCTCACCATTCCTTCAGTTTCAAAGCGAGTAGTGCTGGGCGATTCGGTCAGTACAGGAACGACTGACCAGCAAAGTGGTGTGGCCGAGGTAAAGGGGACTCAGCTGGGAGACAAATTGGACTCTTTCATTAAACCACCTGAGTGTAGTAATGATGTAAACCTTGAGCTCCGGCAGCGGAACAGAGGGGACCTGACAGCAGACACTATCCAGAGGGGTTCTCGCCATGGCCTTGAACAATACCTCTCGAGATTTGAAGAAGCAATGAAGCTACGAAAACAGCTGATTAGTGAAAAACCCAATCAAGAAGATGGAAATACAACAGAAGAATTTGACTCTTTTCGAATATTTAGATTGGTGGGATGTGCTCTTCTTGCCCTTGGAGTCAGAGCTTTTGTTTGCAAATACTTG TCTATATTTGCTCCGTTTCTTACTTTACAACTTGCGTACATGGGActatacaaatattttcccaag GGtgaaaagaagataaagacaACTGTACTAACAGCTGCCCTTCTATTATCTGGAATTCCTGCTGAAGTGATAAATCGATCGATGGATACCTATAGCAAAATGGGCGAAGTTTTCACAGATCTCTGTGTCTACTTTTTCACTTTTATCTTTTGTCATGAACTCCTTAATTACTGGGGCTCTGAAGTACCATGA